The DNA sequence aaagagtgattgtagtttatcagagcacaagtcacatgactaggggaagctgggaaacagtatccctttaacttgaaaCACGATATCAGAAGGGATAGAAAAGAACCTCCACTTGATCAGTTAAACTAAAGCAGTCACAATCTATTTTTTACACACTAATTAAATCCCAGTTAAGTTATAAGCACTTAGACAAAACACCACTAATTAGTACATAGAGTTGAGTATATCACTTCATAAtgagttataaagtgctgtgcaataagttataaagtgcagtgcaataagttaattaaatattaaaaaacccattaaaaaacccaaaaggATCTATATTGAAATAGACCATAGAATTCAGACGAGACCCCTTCACACAGATTTATACCCTACCAAATGAATCAATTGTATTGTGCCAAATTGATTAAGTGCTACCCCCGAATGATGACTAAATTCTTAATTGATAGTtactatattattaaataaattgatTGTATAGAGTAAAAACTAGATTGAGAGatttaattcaataaatataaagtgctaaaaagtgcTGTATTAGTTAATGCTCTTACGTGAATAGTAAGGTTCAATTGATTAAATTAAATAGACTGCCATTTGATAGGATAAAAACTgaaatcaatgctcaaattcatgaaaaaaggaggaaaatgaaataagaggaggtagagttgtcccaaaactgctgCCTAAattgtttctatccctgggacaccacaaagatggagaaggcagagtaaccggtgGTCTCAGTTTTAAGCTGGGCCCTAAGCTGGTTTGAGAAGCTAATAtaacctataaaaccacaattccacggtctccCGGGAGTTTAGTATACAGAGAAGGAGAAGAGCTGAACCGAGCAAAGATTATTTCCACCACccctcaaaaaattatttttttttagccaaggtttttgaattaaaattaaaagaagCCAAAGATCAATGGATAAGAACACCGACGCGTTTCGCAATGTTTGCGGTGGTTTGTGTTTTCGAAAACctaaggtctcaagcattctggataacaggtcccatacctgtacttgcttaTTGTAGGCGGCTCTTGGTTTGGAAGGAACCTCCGCTTGCATAAGTGACCCCAATCTTTCCCCAGAACTTCCCTAAGCTTTGTACTTCTTGCTCACGGCCACTCTCTTACCCATGGGGAAAACACATTCAACCTCCCCAGTGACTTTCCCAGGTATTATGATCTGATTCGGTAAACTTCCTgatcctgggctgctctctttctaTTGGACAGGAACAGATTAATGTTTTGATTTACCATTCTATAGTGTGAAGAAGGGGGTGGAGCACTATTCAGTTGCTTTCCCTGGGTCATAGAGCAGCTTCTTTCATAAAACACTAGGCTCCACCCCCTGGAAACGTGAAAGGGGCAGGGCTTATCCTTTAAGAATGGATGAGAAAGAAGTATAAATACACACCCACAAATGATAGAACAGAGCATTTATTGGACAAAACAGAAGTAAATCTTATATGTAATTAAAACCAACAGTTCAATGAATCCGTGACATTATAGAACGTGTGTAACAGGGAAAACCACTGACCACTAATCCAGAGCCATCTTTTCAGCAAGGTAGTCCTGAGCCCCCGGGAATCCTGTGTATTTACGGTTGGGGTCGGGAAAGGTCTTTCGGATTCTCCTGATGGCACAAGCCGGTATAGGTTTGTTTTCTTCCGTTCCCAGGTATCCATACATCCACACCAGAAACGAACGAAAAGCGGTTTTCCGCAAACATCTGGAGAGAGAGAACGAAAAATGACAAACCAATTAAAAGACCACTAACatcattttttctaaaaaaaaaaaagaaataacttaccgattctccgcttgctCTCCTCCGCAGAAACGGCgtcagggcaacgatccattgtgcggcgctcgatttctcctccctgccttctataggagatagccagggaggagaaattgagcggcGCACGacggatcgtcgccctgtcgccgtttctgaagaggagcgcatgcggagaatcggtaagttatttcttaataaagtctttgcgaatttaaatgtgttttgggtgtttttttttcgtatgtagaaactatttttttttaaaattgtttttatgttactggtcctttaagggcgGCGCAGAAAGGACTGTACCagcggcataactagatgttactgggctacaaagcaaattagttttagggcccccaacatgacctgaggttgtccttttttatcaataaaatggtTTGTTAATTAGGGCTTCACGGGCCCCTATactccctgcagccgcagggtctgcttcctctacagttacaccactggactGTACCTTTAAAAAGTCACCTTGTTCTATTAGTGAAAGTTTCAGCCAAATCCTCACTAGCACCACCCACCTGGTTCACTTGACACTCCCACCATACACAGACTTGGATGAGGGAGGAGCTAAGGGAGCcccaataaagaaatatttttttttaaatataacaatccTTTTCAGCATTACTGAGTACAGGATTGATGGGGatataaaaaaaaggctatatgttccctttaaagagGCAGTTCACAATTAAATTCCTATTTTGTATGATATGGAcaactgagacaatttgcagttggtctcctttttttaatttctgtggtTTCTGTATGTACCCGGGGGAGGAGCTCCTATTAGCCCCGACACAAACAGCTTTCAATCTAATACATTGTGAATCTATACATATAAAAGCACCTCATATAAGCTCTGTGCTTGGGGAGCCTCTTCATCTTGTGGTTGATGATCTTGAATCCTGTGTCTATCCTATCATAGTCCACAACCTGTCGGAGGAATGTGGAGTGGGCGGTAATGCAGCGAGTCCCACAGGGAATGAGATCTCGGATCTTCTCCACCGACGCGCAACACAAGTTCTCCGTCTGGGTGTCGATGGGAACACAGTTTCCACACTTGCACCAATCCACATTCTCACTCCTTTCACTCGCTTCTTCTGCGTCACCATCTATACTGCTGTCTGTATTCTCTTCctcatcctcttcctcctcctcatcctccCCTTCCTCcatctcctcctcatcatcatcactgAACTGACTAGCTGGGCTCTCCGTCCCGCTCATTGTTTGTCTTacaggattaaaggggaagcaatCAGAAGCAGCAGCGACCGCTGGCCTTTTCCTTAGGCGCTCAAGTAAATCCATCAGCTGTGAGTTAAATAATGACATATCAGATCTTACAATCATTAGTTCAAACACATTGAAGAATATTAACCTTTAATACCTTATCATCAGAGTCAGATGAAGGTCTCCCATCAATGTCACTTGCTGCCCCCACCGATATATTTCCTTGTGGGGGGAAAAGAACAAGGATTTCAGCACATTATATCCattgacacaagcagtgagacccctaaactccagtgttactgaccc is a window from the Xenopus laevis strain J_2021 chromosome 6L, Xenopus_laevis_v10.1, whole genome shotgun sequence genome containing:
- the LOC108719565 gene encoding uncharacterized protein LOC108719565 isoform X3, coding for MAEEFNPCTVTEEMAETELGVGHQFNRLFILSVFYWNIMELFNGFPDTEAQIKMENEDPQYTDGDLMVTESEITQVVIKEEELDPSYYQNPIDTSAFSLHDDGNISVGAASDIDGRPSSDSDDKLMDLLERLRKRPAVAAASDCFPFNPVRQTMSGTESPASQFSDDDEEEMEEGEDEEEEEDEEENTDSSIDGDAEEASERSENVDWCKCGNCVPIDTQTENLCCASVEKIRDLIPCGTRCITAHSTFLRQVVDYDRIDTGFKIINHKMKRLPKHRAYMRCLRKTAFRSFLVWMYGYLGTEENKPIPACAIRRIRKTFPDPNRKYTGFPGAQDYLAEKMALD
- the LOC108719565 gene encoding uncharacterized protein LOC108719565 isoform X2, with amino-acid sequence MEPFLSQTRPSLRVKSESEEWDPGNHVTSVKSEMDFMPSNGFPGNEAEKLQIKLEKEELEPTEISAVLLTDRGFPDTEAQIKMENEDPQYTDGDLMVTESEITQVVIKEEELDPSYYQNPIDTSAFSLHDDGNISVGAASDIDGRPSSDSDDKLMDLLERLRKRPAVAAASDCFPFNPVRQTMSGTESPASQFSDDDEEEMEEGEDEEEEEDEEENTDSSIDGDAEEASERSENVDWCKCGNCVPIDTQTENLCCASVEKIRDLIPCGTRCITAHSTFLRQVVDYDRIDTGFKIINHKMKRLPKHRAYMRCLRKTAFRSFLVWMYGYLGTEENKPIPACAIRRIRKTFPDPNRKYTGFPGAQDYLAEKMALD